Sequence from the Planctomycetota bacterium genome:
GATGCCGAGGGCGTCGCTCTTGATCCGGGCGTTGATGTCCTTGGAGATGAAGGTCGTCGTCTTACCTTCCTGCATCAGGCGATACGCGACGCCGATGATGCGGTCGTCCGCGTTGCCTCCCGCCAGGATCGGATGCGACGGCGTCTGGTCGTCCATGACGATGCGGACGGTCCCGCCTGTTTCCCGGACGGCGACGCCTTCGGTCAGGCGCCCCCTGACGCGCAGCCGATCGAGAAAACGGATGACTTGGCGGGCGTGTCGGCTGATGTCGTCCGAACCCTTCTTGAACTTGTCCAGTTCCTCGATGACGCGGAACGGCAGGACGACCTCGTTGTCGGCGAACGCCGTCAGGGCGCCCGGGTCGTGCAGCAGAACGTTCGTGTCGAGGACGAAGTATTTCTTGGCCATGTCGGCTCCTTTTCCGTTCGTGCCTCCCTCGCCCTTGATGGGAGAGGGATGGGGTGAGGGTGAAAGGCCGTTCCCTTCATCCTTCTGCGGTTCCTTGCGCCAGCCCGGCGTAGCCCTGAGCCCGTCGAATGGGCGAAGACGGGTTCAATATTCATTATTCGTCGTTTCTTCCCCCCTCACCCTACCCTCTCCCGCAAGGGGAGAGGGAGAACAAAAACAGAGCATGTCCGTATGCTATCGGCGACGGGAAGGGGGTGCAAGGGATTGCTAAGGCCGCGCGACGGTGAAGAGCAACCAGCGGCGTTTGCGCTCTTGGCCGCGCGATCGTTCATTCTATCAGTCTTGCGCCCGTTGCCGCCGAGCCTCGTAGAAAACGACCGCGGCGGCAGCCGCGGCGTTCAGGGAACCCATCTGGCCGTGCTGAGGTATCCGCACGAGCGCATCGCACCGCTCCACGAGCGCCGCGCGGATGCCGTGCGTTTCGCTTCCGATGACGATGGCCGTCGGGCCGCGGAAATCGTGCGCGGTGATGAGTTTTTCCGCCTTCTCGCTCGCGGCGACGAGCGCGACGCCCGCCGCCTTCAACCGGGCGGCGAGGGCCGGAAGGTCCGCGACCTGAGCGATGGGGACGCGGCTGACGGCGCCGGCCGACGCGCGGGCGACCGCCGTCGTCACGCCCACCTGGTCCCGCTCGGCGATGAATATCGCGTCGAGGCCGAAGACCTCGGCCGAGCGAACGACGGCCCCGAAGTTCTGCGGGTCCTGGATGCCGTCGAGCACGGCATAGAGCGGTGCGGGCGGGCGGTCCGCCAAAAGCATCTCGGCATCGGCGTAAGG
This genomic interval carries:
- a CDS encoding PIN domain-containing protein, with the protein product MAKKYFVLDTNVLLHDPGALTAFADNEVVLPFRVIEELDKFKKGSDDISRHARQVIRFLDRLRVRGRLTEGVAVRETGGTVRIVMDDQTPSHPILAGGNADDRIIGVAYRLMQEGKTTTFISKDINARIKSDALGIRTMDFEKQKVDFDRIYTGYREVEADAAAVRGLESENGIEPPADDLQPNEFVLFKGAGDKEAPVVGRFDAGRKRVVPLRFADKTIQNVSARNVQQRMTMELLMLDSVRLVT
- a CDS encoding RNA methyltransferase; translation: MAGNRKRKCGREVLGSHQKCWLWGRNVVLETLRADTWPVLELHMAGTLAAEEVEAARTLAERRGFPIKVQAAARLEQLCHSPEHQGYLAKMGPFPYADAEMLLADRPPAPLYAVLDGIQDPQNFGAVVRSAEVFGLDAIFIAERDQVGVTTAVARASAGAVSRVPIAQVADLPALAARLKAAGVALVAASEKAEKLITAHDFRGPTAIVIGSETHGIRAALVERCDALVRIPQHGQMGSLNAAAAAAVVFYEARRQRAQD